In a genomic window of Thermogemmata fonticola:
- a CDS encoding NHL repeat-containing protein, with translation MTRCLFSLYVPLLLSGVLIGPSGRASAQESKNEWLPAPPFEIKFLPGWRAEHIAFAMCQNGRSFGGPARWAVGGSLPHMVRPIEQADQLYLGKDDGVRLYFHDKRRQFWKLEKGEIWPIAGGNDLGDTLDGPGEFSGLLGPGVYGGGYFSVAASGHTLFINDNGLLRKLSRRSDGTWFLETVAGRGSRGSLPGVNEEVRLAEFGRFGKGLTMDPQGNLYFTFAGGLAKADAQGRVTTLITQAKASQDLAAIYAQKWPNAKPRQVQIGSGEGVTLVWHTDGSIYIGGRCWPDAAKVTPEGKYVPIAGYAPPEFLIKDRRWGLGDPACYQVHCSFGFSVDPNGNVLARHEIPSALSRYLPDRVEVLQKDGTWGVGQQFWDLGNFTAIMGRDGIWWEAGPPGPFKSKTVFFRLRKADATEENKP, from the coding sequence ATGACACGCTGCCTTTTCTCCCTGTATGTCCCACTTCTGCTGTCGGGAGTGCTGATTGGGCCGTCGGGAAGAGCGTCAGCCCAGGAATCCAAAAACGAGTGGCTGCCCGCGCCGCCGTTTGAAATCAAATTCCTGCCCGGCTGGCGTGCGGAACACATTGCGTTTGCCATGTGCCAGAACGGCCGATCATTCGGCGGTCCAGCTCGCTGGGCAGTGGGGGGAAGTCTGCCCCATATGGTCCGTCCCATTGAGCAAGCTGATCAGCTTTATCTGGGCAAGGATGACGGCGTCCGTTTGTACTTTCACGACAAGCGGCGGCAATTCTGGAAACTGGAGAAGGGGGAAATCTGGCCGATTGCCGGTGGGAATGACCTGGGCGACACCTTGGATGGGCCTGGGGAATTCTCCGGTTTGCTGGGACCGGGGGTCTATGGCGGCGGCTATTTCTCGGTAGCGGCGTCTGGACACACCCTGTTTATCAACGACAACGGTCTGTTGCGAAAACTTTCCCGTCGGAGCGATGGAACATGGTTTCTGGAAACCGTAGCCGGCCGCGGGTCGCGGGGCAGTCTTCCTGGGGTGAATGAAGAAGTACGCTTGGCGGAATTTGGTCGTTTCGGCAAAGGGTTGACAATGGACCCGCAGGGAAATCTTTATTTCACCTTCGCCGGAGGGTTAGCGAAAGCGGATGCTCAGGGCCGGGTGACTACCCTGATTACGCAAGCCAAGGCTTCGCAAGACCTGGCGGCTATCTATGCGCAAAAGTGGCCCAACGCCAAGCCTCGGCAAGTCCAGATCGGCTCGGGCGAAGGCGTAACGCTAGTCTGGCATACGGACGGCTCCATTTACATCGGCGGGCGGTGTTGGCCGGATGCCGCCAAAGTCACACCTGAGGGAAAGTACGTTCCGATAGCCGGCTATGCTCCCCCCGAATTTCTGATCAAGGACCGCCGTTGGGGTCTGGGTGATCCAGCCTGCTATCAAGTGCATTGCAGCTTTGGCTTTTCGGTCGACCCCAATGGCAACGTGCTGGCACGTCATGAGATTCCCTCGGCGCTTTCTCGTTACCTTCCCGACCGGGTTGAAGTGTTGCAGAAAGACGGGACCTGGGGCGTAGGCCAGCAATTCTGGGACCTTGGCAACTTTACGGCCATCATGGGTCGAGATGGTATCTGGTGGGAGGCCGGTCCTCCGGGGCCGTTCAAAAGCAAGACCGTTTTCTTCCGGCTTCGCAAAGCCGACGCAACCGAGGAGAACAAACCATGA
- a CDS encoding sulfatase family protein, with translation MRAVGRPCRVELSLAFVGVLLLSGTVSSQPPELAKPQRRPNILWIVAENIGPDLGCYGMHQVQTPNLDRLASQGVRYTRVFATSPVCAPSRSAIMTGMYQTTTDTHHMRSHRDDDFRLPPGVRPLTHWLKDAGYFTANIRTIGSQWVGTGKLDLNFVNEGPIFESEDWSALKNRQPFFAMINLPEVEYDIYDRKCAKKERVEWVGEREHPQIAHPDKVTPPPYYPDHPITRQEWARYLNAVSGLDRRVGWILEALRRDGLEDDTVIVFFADNGRLEARGIHWCYDSGLHVPMIIRWPKNFPAPPSWKAGSVSGQVISLLDLTATTLAIAGLPRPPLMQSRIFLGPQADPPRTYAFSARDRIDETVNRIRTVRDARYRYIRNYMPEQSFLALNRYKEKCFLVIPLMRQLHAEGKLSGPPLALMRSRLPEEELYDTAADPYEIHNLAESKKPEHQQALVRLRTALDTWITETGDRGWVPEPPEVVARFEKEMHEWFGTPVWYRKR, from the coding sequence ATGAGGGCAGTCGGACGGCCATGCCGCGTGGAGTTGTCGTTGGCCTTCGTTGGTGTCTTGTTGCTGTCAGGAACCGTCAGTTCTCAGCCGCCGGAACTGGCGAAACCCCAGCGTCGGCCGAATATTCTCTGGATTGTCGCGGAGAACATTGGGCCAGACCTGGGCTGTTATGGCATGCACCAAGTTCAAACGCCGAACCTTGATCGCCTGGCTAGCCAAGGGGTCCGCTATACGCGTGTTTTTGCCACGTCGCCGGTCTGCGCTCCGAGTCGATCGGCTATCATGACGGGCATGTATCAAACGACGACGGACACGCACCACATGCGTAGCCACCGCGATGACGATTTCCGCTTGCCGCCGGGCGTTCGGCCCTTAACGCATTGGCTCAAGGATGCGGGTTACTTCACGGCGAACATTCGTACCATTGGCAGTCAATGGGTTGGCACTGGCAAACTCGACCTCAATTTCGTCAATGAAGGCCCCATTTTCGAGTCGGAGGATTGGTCCGCACTGAAAAATCGCCAGCCTTTCTTCGCCATGATCAACCTGCCGGAGGTCGAATACGACATTTACGACCGCAAATGTGCCAAGAAAGAGCGGGTGGAGTGGGTCGGCGAACGCGAGCATCCGCAGATTGCCCACCCGGACAAAGTCACTCCGCCGCCTTACTACCCCGATCACCCCATCACCCGACAAGAGTGGGCGCGCTATTTGAATGCAGTCTCCGGCCTGGATCGCCGCGTCGGCTGGATTCTGGAAGCGTTACGCCGCGATGGCTTGGAGGACGATACGGTGATTGTTTTCTTCGCGGACAATGGCCGCCTGGAAGCGCGCGGGATCCATTGGTGCTACGATAGCGGCTTGCACGTGCCCATGATCATTCGCTGGCCGAAGAATTTTCCCGCTCCTCCATCCTGGAAAGCCGGGTCGGTCAGCGGTCAAGTCATTAGTTTACTCGACCTGACGGCGACGACGCTGGCCATTGCCGGTTTGCCTCGCCCCCCGTTGATGCAGAGCCGAATCTTTCTCGGTCCGCAAGCAGACCCGCCGCGCACCTATGCCTTCAGTGCGCGGGATCGCATCGATGAGACTGTCAACCGCATCCGTACCGTTCGGGATGCTCGTTATCGTTATATCCGCAACTACATGCCGGAGCAGTCGTTCCTCGCTTTGAACCGCTACAAGGAGAAATGCTTTTTGGTCATCCCTCTCATGCGGCAGTTGCACGCCGAAGGCAAACTATCAGGACCACCCTTGGCCCTGATGCGTTCCCGCCTGCCAGAAGAGGAACTCTACGACACCGCAGCCGACCCTTACGAAATTCACAACTTAGCCGAGTCGAAGAAGCCTGAACACCAACAAGCCCTTGTACGACTGCGGACGGCCTTGGACACGTGGATCACGGAAACCGGCGACCGCGGATGGGTTCCAGAACCGCCCGAAGTCGTCGCCCGCTTTGAAAAAGAAATGCACGAATGGTTCGGCACACCCGTCTGGTATCGAAAGAGATAA
- a CDS encoding Gfo/Idh/MocA family protein encodes MPSPALHRRQFLRAVGVAGASVGLGASPQTARPGAAVDRVNVGVIGVGGRGAVNLAGVAAVDGVNIVALCDVDEEALAKAAAKFPKAAIEHDFRKLLERKEVEAVVISTPDHTHAPAAALALRQGKHVYVEKPLTHSVYEARVLTELAAQSRCATQMGNQHHSSETYRRAVEWVQAGVIGPVRQVHAWTNRPIWPQGIDRPAETPPVPRHVHWDLWLGPAPERPYHPAYHPFRWRGWWDFGTGALGDMGCHILDPIVWALHLSAPTEVEAESSGLHPETAPKWSVIRWTFPARRLQGRPSPQDQLPPVQLTWYDGGKLPPKDLFEGVKIPGNGSLLIGDKGKLLLPHGGGPLQLLPQAQFAGFQAPAPFLPRSPGHYREWIEACKGGKPAGSHFGYAGPLTEIVLLGNVALRTGRKILWDSAALKALHCPEADRFLRREYRKGWTL; translated from the coding sequence ATGCCCAGCCCAGCGCTACACCGTCGGCAGTTTTTGCGCGCTGTAGGAGTAGCAGGAGCAAGTGTAGGTCTCGGTGCTTCCCCTCAGACAGCCCGACCTGGAGCCGCTGTGGACCGGGTGAACGTCGGCGTCATCGGTGTCGGCGGGCGAGGAGCGGTGAATCTCGCAGGTGTCGCAGCGGTCGACGGGGTGAATATCGTGGCCCTGTGCGATGTGGACGAGGAGGCATTGGCAAAGGCGGCAGCGAAATTCCCCAAGGCGGCCATCGAACACGACTTTCGCAAGCTGCTCGAACGCAAGGAGGTGGAGGCGGTGGTGATCAGTACGCCGGACCATACCCATGCGCCGGCCGCGGCCTTGGCATTGCGCCAGGGCAAACACGTTTACGTCGAGAAGCCCCTCACGCATTCGGTTTACGAAGCCCGTGTCTTGACGGAACTGGCTGCCCAAAGCCGCTGTGCCACCCAGATGGGCAATCAGCACCACTCCAGCGAAACCTACCGCCGGGCGGTGGAATGGGTACAAGCGGGGGTAATCGGCCCCGTGCGCCAGGTGCATGCTTGGACCAACCGACCGATCTGGCCGCAGGGCATTGACCGCCCCGCCGAAACGCCCCCTGTCCCCCGACATGTTCATTGGGACCTGTGGTTAGGTCCAGCCCCGGAGCGGCCGTACCACCCCGCCTACCACCCCTTCCGCTGGCGCGGCTGGTGGGACTTCGGCACGGGCGCCTTGGGAGATATGGGCTGCCATATCCTGGACCCGATCGTCTGGGCGCTCCATCTCTCCGCCCCTACGGAGGTGGAAGCCGAGTCTTCAGGACTGCACCCCGAAACCGCTCCGAAGTGGTCGGTGATTCGTTGGACATTTCCCGCGCGCCGCCTCCAAGGTCGGCCCTCGCCTCAAGACCAACTTCCCCCTGTCCAACTGACGTGGTACGATGGCGGCAAGCTCCCCCCGAAAGACCTTTTCGAGGGTGTCAAGATTCCAGGAAATGGCTCCCTGCTGATCGGCGATAAAGGCAAACTGCTCCTCCCCCACGGCGGCGGCCCCCTCCAGTTGCTACCCCAAGCTCAATTCGCCGGATTCCAGGCTCCGGCACCGTTTCTGCCGCGTTCACCGGGCCATTACCGAGAGTGGATCGAGGCCTGCAAAGGGGGAAAACCTGCTGGAAGTCACTTCGGTTACGCTGGACCGCTCACCGAGATCGTGTTGTTGGGGAACGTGGCCTTGCGCACCGGCCGCAAAATCCTTTGGGATAGTGCGGCCTTGAAAGCCCTGCATTGCCCCGAAGCAGATCGCTTCCTCCGCCGCGAGTACCGCAAAGGGTGGACCCTCTAA
- a CDS encoding Gfo/Idh/MocA family protein yields MKSQGTVSRREFCQLGASAVVAMGLGERRVVAAKAPGVGDKLGIAVIGCGGRGSGNPLVALQERLVAMVDVDEGRIADAMKKVEAKTDKGLAKVKVYHDYRRMYDECHKELDAVLIATPDHHHAPAAIRAIQLGKSVFCEKPLTWCLYEARKLTAEARRSKVATQMGNQGHSAEGYRLLCEYIWAGAIGTVVETHSLMSRNFGGQGGRPASQPVPAGLHWEEWLGPARARDYHPGLHPFRWRSWREFGTGTLGDMGCHVLDGVFWALRLSQAKKFTIECVSQTPGSAEMFPQNNHIRWQFPPRGDMPAVTVNSYDFAWPAAVKELFEKLGEKAPNGGTLYVGTKGYMVTGVYGENPRILPKEKHEATPKPPRQLPRSKHGMMGDFLAACRGGEAASSNFDYAGPFTEFILTGVVASHVGPGTSLEWDVERLEFVNAPAANRWVKRDYRKGWEV; encoded by the coding sequence ATGAAATCTCAAGGAACCGTCAGCCGCCGTGAGTTCTGCCAATTGGGTGCTTCCGCGGTTGTAGCTATGGGGCTTGGCGAAAGGAGGGTCGTGGCCGCCAAAGCGCCGGGGGTGGGAGACAAATTGGGGATTGCGGTGATCGGTTGCGGCGGACGCGGGTCGGGGAACCCGCTGGTGGCGCTCCAGGAGCGGCTGGTGGCCATGGTGGATGTCGATGAGGGACGTATCGCCGACGCCATGAAAAAAGTGGAGGCCAAGACAGACAAGGGGTTGGCGAAAGTCAAAGTGTATCACGATTACCGGCGGATGTACGACGAATGTCACAAGGAACTCGACGCTGTGCTGATCGCCACGCCCGATCATCATCACGCGCCGGCGGCGATCCGGGCCATTCAGTTGGGGAAGTCGGTGTTTTGCGAGAAGCCGTTGACCTGGTGTCTGTACGAAGCACGGAAGTTGACCGCAGAAGCCCGCCGCTCCAAGGTGGCCACACAGATGGGCAACCAGGGACACAGTGCGGAGGGATACCGGCTTTTGTGCGAGTATATTTGGGCGGGGGCCATCGGAACGGTCGTGGAAACGCACAGCCTGATGAGCCGCAACTTTGGCGGTCAAGGCGGCCGGCCCGCCAGTCAGCCCGTGCCGGCAGGGTTGCATTGGGAGGAATGGCTTGGACCGGCGCGGGCCCGCGATTACCATCCGGGTTTGCATCCCTTCCGCTGGCGTTCGTGGCGGGAGTTCGGCACAGGTACCCTGGGCGACATGGGCTGTCACGTTTTGGACGGCGTCTTCTGGGCCTTGCGTCTGAGCCAGGCCAAAAAGTTCACCATCGAATGTGTCTCCCAGACGCCGGGAAGTGCGGAGATGTTCCCCCAAAATAATCACATTCGCTGGCAATTTCCTCCCCGCGGAGACATGCCCGCGGTAACCGTTAACTCCTATGACTTCGCTTGGCCTGCAGCCGTCAAAGAACTCTTCGAGAAATTGGGAGAGAAAGCGCCCAATGGAGGCACACTCTACGTTGGAACCAAAGGGTACATGGTTACGGGAGTGTATGGCGAAAATCCCCGCATCTTGCCCAAAGAGAAACACGAAGCGACGCCGAAACCCCCGCGGCAACTCCCGCGCTCCAAGCACGGGATGATGGGCGACTTTCTGGCAGCCTGTCGCGGCGGCGAGGCAGCTAGCTCCAACTTCGACTACGCCGGTCCCTTTACCGAATTTATCCTCACGGGGGTGGTCGCTAGCCACGTGGGACCCGGTACTTCCCTGGAGTGGGATGTCGAGCGGCTGGAGTTTGTCAATGCCCCTGCCGCCAACCGTTGGGTCAAGCGGGACTACCGCAAAGGTTGGGAGGTGTGA
- a CDS encoding LysR substrate-binding domain-containing protein produces MMGSRRLRQVYKEVRFQQLRSFCATARLGSLSAAAQALGVAQPTVWAQVHALERELGTALVEPHGRGCRLTEAGRLLAELALPLVTSLDSLPRIFSERIGQTVARLTVAASQRILVEDLPEVIADFERRYPQVRLSLVECLSGQVAEAVDRGEADLGLSTESATEPLRSRLVFTPAYSLDMLLVTPLDHPLARRSRITLRDLRGYPLVNAASGFPRPDMAATLERAGVLFAAPQRIQAVNTPVIRRYVEMGFGIGIVVGRPGRKKSPTLHERSLNRYFGPATVHLIWRKGGDLLPHVRTFAHTVQTVLNSPPA; encoded by the coding sequence ATGATGGGTAGTCGGCGATTGCGACAGGTGTACAAGGAGGTGCGCTTTCAACAATTGCGGAGTTTTTGTGCCACGGCGCGGTTAGGCAGTCTTTCCGCGGCGGCTCAAGCGTTGGGTGTGGCCCAACCCACGGTTTGGGCGCAGGTCCACGCTTTGGAGCGGGAATTGGGCACGGCCCTGGTGGAACCACACGGGCGTGGCTGCCGCCTCACGGAAGCCGGCCGACTGCTGGCGGAACTGGCCCTACCGTTGGTGACCTCCCTCGATTCCCTTCCCCGCATCTTCTCGGAACGAATCGGCCAAACAGTCGCCCGGCTGACAGTGGCCGCCTCGCAGCGCATCCTGGTCGAGGACCTCCCCGAAGTCATTGCGGACTTCGAGCGGCGCTATCCCCAGGTCCGCTTGTCCTTGGTGGAATGTCTCAGTGGCCAGGTGGCCGAGGCCGTGGACCGCGGCGAGGCTGACTTAGGTCTGAGCACCGAAAGTGCTACCGAGCCATTGCGCTCCCGCCTCGTTTTCACCCCGGCTTACTCCCTGGATATGCTCCTGGTCACCCCCTTGGACCACCCCTTGGCCCGCCGCTCTCGCATTACCTTGCGGGACTTGCGCGGCTATCCATTGGTGAACGCGGCTTCCGGCTTTCCCCGGCCAGATATGGCTGCCACGTTGGAACGAGCGGGAGTGCTCTTTGCCGCCCCCCAACGCATCCAAGCTGTCAATACCCCTGTCATACGCCGCTATGTGGAGATGGGCTTTGGCATCGGTATCGTCGTCGGTCGGCCGGGACGGAAGAAATCCCCCACACTCCATGAACGTTCCCTGAATCGCTATTTCGGCCCAGCCACTGTCCATCTGATCTGGCGCAAAGGCGGCGACCTGCTGCCTCACGTACGCACCTTTGCCCACACGGTACAGACCGTTTTGAATTCCCCGCCGGCTTGA
- a CDS encoding sulfatase family protein encodes MNYRQVVGAGLLLLTVMGTGSLRAAEADPPTPQASSQPQASLVERPNILFIFSDDHAYQAISCYGDPRRLIDTPNIDRLAREGVRFDRCLVPNSICGPSRATVLTGKYSHLHGFYNNTNSRFDGSQVTFPKLLQKAGYQTALIGKWHLVSDPTGFDHWHILPGQGLYYNPPMIRNGQRVQQSGYVTDVITDLSLEWLEKRDKSRPFLLMVHHKAPHREWSPALRHLGHDQDRQYPEPPTLFDDYSGHGQAIRDQDMTLARTFTDLDAKLKPPPNLTPEQRRLWDAYYEPRNKAFLEKKLTGKELIRWRYNRYMHDYLGCVKGVDESVGRLLKYLDDHNLAQKTIVVYSSDQGFYLGEHGWFDKRFILEESLRTPLLIRWPGVAKAGHADKHLTSLLDLAPTFLEAAGLPADPQMQGRSLVPLLRGQAVADWRKSFYYHYFEYPVPHRVRPHYGVVTERYKLVHFYKPDVDEWELLDREKDPLETRNFYDDPAYAEVVRELKAELQRLRRELKEPDELPKEAYGALYFPPKKKK; translated from the coding sequence ATGAACTACCGCCAGGTTGTCGGTGCGGGACTTTTACTTCTGACCGTGATGGGAACAGGCTCGCTCCGAGCTGCTGAAGCGGACCCGCCAACCCCTCAGGCTTCCTCCCAACCTCAGGCTTCCCTCGTTGAGCGGCCCAACATCCTCTTCATCTTCAGTGATGACCATGCGTATCAGGCGATCAGTTGCTACGGCGATCCTCGACGGCTCATCGACACGCCGAACATCGACCGCTTGGCCCGCGAAGGGGTCCGTTTCGACCGCTGCTTAGTGCCCAATTCCATTTGCGGTCCGAGCCGGGCGACGGTGCTGACGGGCAAATACTCCCATCTCCATGGCTTTTACAACAACACCAACAGCCGCTTCGATGGCAGCCAAGTGACTTTCCCCAAGCTGTTGCAAAAGGCCGGCTATCAGACCGCCCTCATCGGCAAGTGGCACTTGGTCAGCGACCCGACGGGTTTCGACCACTGGCACATTCTGCCCGGCCAGGGGTTGTATTACAATCCGCCGATGATCCGCAACGGTCAGCGCGTGCAGCAGAGCGGCTACGTCACAGATGTGATCACCGACTTGAGCCTCGAATGGCTAGAAAAGCGGGACAAATCCCGGCCCTTTCTGCTGATGGTCCATCACAAGGCGCCGCACCGGGAGTGGTCGCCGGCTTTACGCCACTTGGGGCACGACCAGGACCGGCAGTATCCCGAACCGCCGACGCTCTTTGACGATTATTCCGGCCACGGCCAAGCGATCCGAGACCAGGACATGACTTTAGCACGCACTTTCACCGATTTGGACGCCAAGCTCAAGCCCCCGCCGAACCTGACGCCGGAGCAGCGCCGTCTCTGGGATGCCTACTACGAACCGCGGAACAAAGCCTTTCTGGAAAAAAAGCTAACCGGAAAGGAGTTAATCCGTTGGCGATACAACCGTTACATGCATGATTATTTGGGTTGTGTGAAAGGTGTGGATGAATCTGTGGGACGTTTGTTGAAATATCTCGATGACCATAATCTGGCACAAAAGACGATCGTCGTTTACTCCTCGGATCAGGGATTCTACCTGGGGGAGCATGGCTGGTTCGACAAGCGCTTCATTTTGGAAGAATCGCTGCGGACGCCGCTATTGATCCGCTGGCCCGGTGTGGCCAAAGCGGGGCATGCGGACAAGCACCTGACCAGCCTGCTAGACCTGGCCCCGACCTTCCTGGAAGCGGCGGGGCTGCCGGCGGACCCCCAAATGCAAGGGCGCAGCCTCGTGCCTCTGCTCCGCGGACAGGCAGTCGCCGATTGGCGCAAGAGTTTTTATTACCACTATTTCGAGTATCCCGTGCCGCACCGTGTTCGGCCTCACTATGGGGTGGTCACCGAACGCTACAAGCTGGTCCACTTCTACAAGCCGGATGTCGATGAATGGGAACTGCTCGATCGCGAAAAGGACCCGCTGGAAACCCGGAACTTCTACGACGATCCGGCTTATGCCGAGGTGGTGCGGGAATTGAAAGCGGAGCTGCAACGCTTGCGCCGCGAGCTGAAAGAACCCGACGAGCTGCCCAAGGAGGCTTACGGCGCCCTCTACTTCCCGCCGAAGAAGAAGAAGTGA